A region of Vespula vulgaris chromosome 1, iyVesVulg1.1, whole genome shotgun sequence DNA encodes the following proteins:
- the LOC127062087 gene encoding AP-1 complex subunit gamma-1 isoform X6 — protein sequence MNASEHGFNPAFNMASIKQAFNEAVERVRMPAPTRLRDLIRQIRAARTAAEERTVVNKECAYIRSTFREEDSVWRCRNIAKLLYIHMLGYPAHFGQLECLKLIASPRFTDKRIGYLGAMLLLDERQDVHLLITNCLKTDLNSSTQFVIGLALCTLGAIASPEMARDLASEVERLMKSPNAYIRKKAALCAFRIIRRVPELMEMFLPATRSLITEKNHGVLITGVTLITEMCENSIDTLNHFKKIVPNLVRILKNLILAGYSPEHDVSGVSDPFLQVKILRLLRILGRNDVDASEAMNDILAQVATNTETSKNVGNTILYETVLSIMDIKSESGLRVLAVNILGRFLLNNDKNIRYVALNTLLKTVYVDTSAVQRHRSTILECLKDPDVSIRRRAMELSFALVNSSNIRNMMKELLLFLERADPEFKAQCSSNIVMSAERFAPNKRWHLETLFKVLVAAGNYVRDDVVACTIQLISETQSQQGYAVSALWRALEKDTSDKQPLAQVATWCIGEYGDLLLYGPPLEDADAPINLTEDEVIDVYQRLLWSPQNTIVTKQYTLLSLTKLSTRFQKGNEKIRQIIDTFGSNLHIELQQRGIEFSQLFRKYDHLRPALLERMPPMETARPQANGIIGMVNGEPEQEDEKSVVLETSVTPSDSSALLDLLGSTDVGMTMSTVTTKNAPPPATSVNNNDLLDLLGSLDMNTGASPLVLPQQSQLTTQIFNPTSTTNFLVDGLLNSSAQIETSSMIVLDKSGLKITFKMERPPDITDLLIINMTAHNSTNSALSEFLFQAAVPRTFQLQMLPPSSTVIPPSGEVTQVIRVTNINNVPLRMRLRISYTGSAGPILEQTEVNNFPSLVSQ from the exons ATGAATGCCTCAGAACATGG GTTTAACCCAGCCTTTAACATGGCTTCCATAAAACAAGCTTTCAATGAGGCAGTAGAGAGAG TTAGAATGCCGGCACCAACAAGGTTGAGAGACTTGATCAGACAAATAAGAGCAGCTCGAACAGCAGCAGAAGAAAGGACAGTAGTAAACAAAGAATGTGCTTATATTCGTTCAACATTTAGAGAAGAGGATAGTGTTTGGAGATGTCGTAACATCGCAAAACTTTTATACATTCACATGCTTGG atatccAGCACATTTTGGACAATTAGAATGTTTGAAACTTATTGCATCACCCAGGTTCACAGATAAACGTATAGGCTATTTGGGAGCAATGTTACTACTAGATGAACGACAAGAtgttcatttattaataacaaattgtttaaaaac TGACTTAAATAGTTCTACACAGTTTGTAATTGGTTTGGCCCTTTGTACATTGGGTGCTATTGCATCGCCAGAAATGGCAAGGGACCTTGCTTCTGAAGTTGAAAGACTGATGAAATCACCGAATGCATATATTAGGAAAAAAGCTGCATTATGTGcttttagaattattagaCGTGTACCAGAATTAATGGAAATGTTTTTACCTGCTACACGAAGTttaattacagaaaaaaaCCATGGAGTGTTAATAACTGGCGTTACTCTTATTACTGAAATGTGTGAAAATAGCATTGATACATTAAACCATTTCAAGAAG ATTGTGCCAAATCTAGTGAGAAttctgaaaaatttaatattagcTGGATATTCTCCTGAGCATGATGTATCTGGAGTATCTGATCCATTTTTGCAAGTGAAAATATTACGTCTCCTTAGAATTTTGGGACGTAACGATGTGGATGCATCTGAGGCGATGAACGATATTCTTGCACAAGTTGCTACAAATACAGAAACCAGTAAAAATGTTGgcaatacaatattatatgaaaCTGTTCTCTCAATAATGGATATCAAATCCGAAAGTGGACTTAGAGTATTAGCAGTTAATATCCTAggtcgatttttattaaataatgacaaaaatattcgttatGTTGCATTAAATACATTATTGAAAACAGTTTATGTGGATACAAGTGCAGTTCAGAGGCATCGTTCAACAATATTG GAATGTTTAAAAGATCCAGATGTATCAATAAGAAGGAGAGCAATGGAACTGAGTTTTGCACTTGTTAATTCaagtaatattagaaatatgatGAAAGAATTATTGCTCTTTCTAGAACGTGCAGATCCCGAATTCAAAGCCCAATGTAGTAGCAATATAGTAATGTCTGCAGAAAGATTTGCACCTAATAAACGTTGGCATTTGGAAACATTATTTAAAGTCCTTGTTGCT GCTGGAAATTATGTACGAGATGATGTAGTAGCTTGCACAATTCAATTAATCTCAGAGACACAATCACAACAAGGTTATGCTGTTAGTGCATTATGGCGTGCATTAGAAAAGGATACATCTGATAAACAACCTTTGGCTCAAGTAGCAACATGGTGTATTGGAGAGTATGGTGATCTTTTACTTTATGGTCCACCATTGGAAGATGCAGATGCACCAATAAAC TTAACAGAAGATGAAGTTATTGATGTTTATCAAAGATTATTGTGGAGTCCACAAAACACAATTGTTACAAAACAGTATACTTTGTTATCCCTTACAAAATTAAGTACAAGATTTCAAAAAGGAAATGA aaaAATTCGGCAGATTATAGATACGTTTGGTAGTAATTTACATATTGAGTTACAACAACGAGGTATTGAATTTTCACAGTTGTTTAGAAAATATGATCATTTACGACCTGCTTTGCTCGAGAGAATGCCTCCAATGGAGACTGCAAGGCCACAAGCCAATGGTATTATTGGTATGGTGAATGGCGAGCCAGAacaagaagatgaaaaatcaGTAGTATTGGAAACGTCTGTTACCCCGTCTGATTCA aGTGCACTTTTGGATTTACTCGGAAGTACCGACGTTGGGATGACAATGTCAACAGTTACAACTAAAAATGCACCTCCTCCCGCAACAAGTGTAAATAACAACGATCTTTTAGATTTACTTGGTAGTTTGGATATGAATACAGGGGCATCACCTTTAGTACTACCCCAACAATCACAATTAACAACACAGATATTTAATCCTACGAGTACAACAAACTTTTTGGTGGATGGCCTACTTAATTCTTCAGCGCAAATTG aaactTCAAGTATGATTGTTTTGGATAAATCTGGACttaaaataacttttaaaatgGAAAGACCACCAGATATTACAgacttattaattataaatatgacAGCACATAATTCTACGAATAGTGCGTtaagtgaatttttatttcaagctGCAGTTCCTAGG aCATTCCAACTACAAATGCTGCCACCATCAAGTACAGTTATTCCTCCATCAGGTGAAGTAACTCAAGTAATAAGAGTTACAAATATCAATAAC GTACCATTAAGAATGAGACTACGAATTTCTTATACTGGATCAGCAGGGCCAATTTTAGAACAAACagaagtaaataattttcccTCATTGGTATCACAGTGA
- the LOC127062087 gene encoding AP-1 complex subunit gamma-1 isoform X5: MNASEHGFNPAFNMASIKQAFNEAVERVRMPAPTRLRDLIRQIRAARTAAEERTVVNKECAYIRSTFREEDSVWRCRNIAKLLYIHMLGYPAHFGQLECLKLIASPRFTDKRIGYLGAMLLLDERQDVHLLITNCLKTDLNSSTQFVIGLALCTLGAIASPEMARDLASEVERLMKSPNAYIRKKAALCAFRIIRRVPELMEMFLPATRSLITEKNHGVLITGVTLITEMCENSIDTLNHFKKECGHREIVPNLVRILKNLILAGYSPEHDVSGVSDPFLQVKILRLLRILGRNDVDASEAMNDILAQVATNTETSKNVGNTILYETVLSIMDIKSESGLRVLAVNILGRFLLNNDKNIRYVALNTLLKTVYVDTSAVQRHRSTILECLKDPDVSIRRRAMELSFALVNSSNIRNMMKELLLFLERADPEFKAQCSSNIVMSAERFAPNKRWHLETLFKVLVAAGNYVRDDVVACTIQLISETQSQQGYAVSALWRALEKDTSDKQPLAQVATWCIGEYGDLLLYGPPLEDADAPINLTEDEVIDVYQRLLWSPQNTIVTKQYTLLSLTKLSTRFQKGNEKIRQIIDTFGSNLHIELQQRGIEFSQLFRKYDHLRPALLERMPPMETARPQANGIIGMVNGEPEQEDEKSVVLETSVTPSDSSALLDLLGSTDVGMTMSTVTTKNAPPPATSVNNNDLLDLLGSLDMNTGASPLVLPQQSQLTTQIFNPTSTTNFLVDGLLNSSAQIETSSMIVLDKSGLKITFKMERPPDITDLLIINMTAHNSTNSALSEFLFQAAVPRTFQLQMLPPSSTVIPPSGEVTQVIRVTNINNVPLRMRLRISYTGSAGPILEQTEVNNFPSLVSQ; this comes from the exons ATGAATGCCTCAGAACATGG GTTTAACCCAGCCTTTAACATGGCTTCCATAAAACAAGCTTTCAATGAGGCAGTAGAGAGAG TTAGAATGCCGGCACCAACAAGGTTGAGAGACTTGATCAGACAAATAAGAGCAGCTCGAACAGCAGCAGAAGAAAGGACAGTAGTAAACAAAGAATGTGCTTATATTCGTTCAACATTTAGAGAAGAGGATAGTGTTTGGAGATGTCGTAACATCGCAAAACTTTTATACATTCACATGCTTGG atatccAGCACATTTTGGACAATTAGAATGTTTGAAACTTATTGCATCACCCAGGTTCACAGATAAACGTATAGGCTATTTGGGAGCAATGTTACTACTAGATGAACGACAAGAtgttcatttattaataacaaattgtttaaaaac TGACTTAAATAGTTCTACACAGTTTGTAATTGGTTTGGCCCTTTGTACATTGGGTGCTATTGCATCGCCAGAAATGGCAAGGGACCTTGCTTCTGAAGTTGAAAGACTGATGAAATCACCGAATGCATATATTAGGAAAAAAGCTGCATTATGTGcttttagaattattagaCGTGTACCAGAATTAATGGAAATGTTTTTACCTGCTACACGAAGTttaattacagaaaaaaaCCATGGAGTGTTAATAACTGGCGTTACTCTTATTACTGAAATGTGTGAAAATAGCATTGATACATTAAACCATTTCAAGAAG gAATGCGGCCATCGAGAG ATTGTGCCAAATCTAGTGAGAAttctgaaaaatttaatattagcTGGATATTCTCCTGAGCATGATGTATCTGGAGTATCTGATCCATTTTTGCAAGTGAAAATATTACGTCTCCTTAGAATTTTGGGACGTAACGATGTGGATGCATCTGAGGCGATGAACGATATTCTTGCACAAGTTGCTACAAATACAGAAACCAGTAAAAATGTTGgcaatacaatattatatgaaaCTGTTCTCTCAATAATGGATATCAAATCCGAAAGTGGACTTAGAGTATTAGCAGTTAATATCCTAggtcgatttttattaaataatgacaaaaatattcgttatGTTGCATTAAATACATTATTGAAAACAGTTTATGTGGATACAAGTGCAGTTCAGAGGCATCGTTCAACAATATTG GAATGTTTAAAAGATCCAGATGTATCAATAAGAAGGAGAGCAATGGAACTGAGTTTTGCACTTGTTAATTCaagtaatattagaaatatgatGAAAGAATTATTGCTCTTTCTAGAACGTGCAGATCCCGAATTCAAAGCCCAATGTAGTAGCAATATAGTAATGTCTGCAGAAAGATTTGCACCTAATAAACGTTGGCATTTGGAAACATTATTTAAAGTCCTTGTTGCT GCTGGAAATTATGTACGAGATGATGTAGTAGCTTGCACAATTCAATTAATCTCAGAGACACAATCACAACAAGGTTATGCTGTTAGTGCATTATGGCGTGCATTAGAAAAGGATACATCTGATAAACAACCTTTGGCTCAAGTAGCAACATGGTGTATTGGAGAGTATGGTGATCTTTTACTTTATGGTCCACCATTGGAAGATGCAGATGCACCAATAAAC TTAACAGAAGATGAAGTTATTGATGTTTATCAAAGATTATTGTGGAGTCCACAAAACACAATTGTTACAAAACAGTATACTTTGTTATCCCTTACAAAATTAAGTACAAGATTTCAAAAAGGAAATGA aaaAATTCGGCAGATTATAGATACGTTTGGTAGTAATTTACATATTGAGTTACAACAACGAGGTATTGAATTTTCACAGTTGTTTAGAAAATATGATCATTTACGACCTGCTTTGCTCGAGAGAATGCCTCCAATGGAGACTGCAAGGCCACAAGCCAATGGTATTATTGGTATGGTGAATGGCGAGCCAGAacaagaagatgaaaaatcaGTAGTATTGGAAACGTCTGTTACCCCGTCTGATTCA aGTGCACTTTTGGATTTACTCGGAAGTACCGACGTTGGGATGACAATGTCAACAGTTACAACTAAAAATGCACCTCCTCCCGCAACAAGTGTAAATAACAACGATCTTTTAGATTTACTTGGTAGTTTGGATATGAATACAGGGGCATCACCTTTAGTACTACCCCAACAATCACAATTAACAACACAGATATTTAATCCTACGAGTACAACAAACTTTTTGGTGGATGGCCTACTTAATTCTTCAGCGCAAATTG aaactTCAAGTATGATTGTTTTGGATAAATCTGGACttaaaataacttttaaaatgGAAAGACCACCAGATATTACAgacttattaattataaatatgacAGCACATAATTCTACGAATAGTGCGTtaagtgaatttttatttcaagctGCAGTTCCTAGG aCATTCCAACTACAAATGCTGCCACCATCAAGTACAGTTATTCCTCCATCAGGTGAAGTAACTCAAGTAATAAGAGTTACAAATATCAATAAC GTACCATTAAGAATGAGACTACGAATTTCTTATACTGGATCAGCAGGGCCAATTTTAGAACAAACagaagtaaataattttcccTCATTGGTATCACAGTGA
- the LOC127062087 gene encoding AP-1 complex subunit gamma-1 isoform X7, with protein MPQNMVRMPAPTRLRDLIRQIRAARTAAEERTVVNKECAYIRSTFREEDSVWRCRNIAKLLYIHMLGYPAHFGQLECLKLIASPRFTDKRIGYLGAMLLLDERQDVHLLITNCLKTDLNSSTQFVIGLALCTLGAIASPEMARDLASEVERLMKSPNAYIRKKAALCAFRIIRRVPELMEMFLPATRSLITEKNHGVLITGVTLITEMCENSIDTLNHFKKECGHREIVPNLVRILKNLILAGYSPEHDVSGVSDPFLQVKILRLLRILGRNDVDASEAMNDILAQVATNTETSKNVGNTILYETVLSIMDIKSESGLRVLAVNILGRFLLNNDKNIRYVALNTLLKTVYVDTSAVQRHRSTILECLKDPDVSIRRRAMELSFALVNSSNIRNMMKELLLFLERADPEFKAQCSSNIVMSAERFAPNKRWHLETLFKVLVAAGNYVRDDVVACTIQLISETQSQQGYAVSALWRALEKDTSDKQPLAQVATWCIGEYGDLLLYGPPLEDADAPINLTEDEVIDVYQRLLWSPQNTIVTKQYTLLSLTKLSTRFQKGNEKIRQIIDTFGSNLHIELQQRGIEFSQLFRKYDHLRPALLERMPPMETARPQANGIIGMVNGEPEQEDEKSVVLETSVTPSDSSALLDLLGSTDVGMTMSTVTTKNAPPPATSVNNNDLLDLLGSLDMNTGASPLVLPQQSQLTTQIFNPTSTTNFLVDGLLNSSAQIETSSMIVLDKSGLKITFKMERPPDITDLLIINMTAHNSTNSALSEFLFQAAVPRTFQLQMLPPSSTVIPPSGEVTQVIRVTNINNVPLRMRLRISYTGSAGPILEQTEVNNFPSLVSQ; from the exons ATGCCTCAGAACATGG TTAGAATGCCGGCACCAACAAGGTTGAGAGACTTGATCAGACAAATAAGAGCAGCTCGAACAGCAGCAGAAGAAAGGACAGTAGTAAACAAAGAATGTGCTTATATTCGTTCAACATTTAGAGAAGAGGATAGTGTTTGGAGATGTCGTAACATCGCAAAACTTTTATACATTCACATGCTTGG atatccAGCACATTTTGGACAATTAGAATGTTTGAAACTTATTGCATCACCCAGGTTCACAGATAAACGTATAGGCTATTTGGGAGCAATGTTACTACTAGATGAACGACAAGAtgttcatttattaataacaaattgtttaaaaac TGACTTAAATAGTTCTACACAGTTTGTAATTGGTTTGGCCCTTTGTACATTGGGTGCTATTGCATCGCCAGAAATGGCAAGGGACCTTGCTTCTGAAGTTGAAAGACTGATGAAATCACCGAATGCATATATTAGGAAAAAAGCTGCATTATGTGcttttagaattattagaCGTGTACCAGAATTAATGGAAATGTTTTTACCTGCTACACGAAGTttaattacagaaaaaaaCCATGGAGTGTTAATAACTGGCGTTACTCTTATTACTGAAATGTGTGAAAATAGCATTGATACATTAAACCATTTCAAGAAG gAATGCGGCCATCGAGAG ATTGTGCCAAATCTAGTGAGAAttctgaaaaatttaatattagcTGGATATTCTCCTGAGCATGATGTATCTGGAGTATCTGATCCATTTTTGCAAGTGAAAATATTACGTCTCCTTAGAATTTTGGGACGTAACGATGTGGATGCATCTGAGGCGATGAACGATATTCTTGCACAAGTTGCTACAAATACAGAAACCAGTAAAAATGTTGgcaatacaatattatatgaaaCTGTTCTCTCAATAATGGATATCAAATCCGAAAGTGGACTTAGAGTATTAGCAGTTAATATCCTAggtcgatttttattaaataatgacaaaaatattcgttatGTTGCATTAAATACATTATTGAAAACAGTTTATGTGGATACAAGTGCAGTTCAGAGGCATCGTTCAACAATATTG GAATGTTTAAAAGATCCAGATGTATCAATAAGAAGGAGAGCAATGGAACTGAGTTTTGCACTTGTTAATTCaagtaatattagaaatatgatGAAAGAATTATTGCTCTTTCTAGAACGTGCAGATCCCGAATTCAAAGCCCAATGTAGTAGCAATATAGTAATGTCTGCAGAAAGATTTGCACCTAATAAACGTTGGCATTTGGAAACATTATTTAAAGTCCTTGTTGCT GCTGGAAATTATGTACGAGATGATGTAGTAGCTTGCACAATTCAATTAATCTCAGAGACACAATCACAACAAGGTTATGCTGTTAGTGCATTATGGCGTGCATTAGAAAAGGATACATCTGATAAACAACCTTTGGCTCAAGTAGCAACATGGTGTATTGGAGAGTATGGTGATCTTTTACTTTATGGTCCACCATTGGAAGATGCAGATGCACCAATAAAC TTAACAGAAGATGAAGTTATTGATGTTTATCAAAGATTATTGTGGAGTCCACAAAACACAATTGTTACAAAACAGTATACTTTGTTATCCCTTACAAAATTAAGTACAAGATTTCAAAAAGGAAATGA aaaAATTCGGCAGATTATAGATACGTTTGGTAGTAATTTACATATTGAGTTACAACAACGAGGTATTGAATTTTCACAGTTGTTTAGAAAATATGATCATTTACGACCTGCTTTGCTCGAGAGAATGCCTCCAATGGAGACTGCAAGGCCACAAGCCAATGGTATTATTGGTATGGTGAATGGCGAGCCAGAacaagaagatgaaaaatcaGTAGTATTGGAAACGTCTGTTACCCCGTCTGATTCA aGTGCACTTTTGGATTTACTCGGAAGTACCGACGTTGGGATGACAATGTCAACAGTTACAACTAAAAATGCACCTCCTCCCGCAACAAGTGTAAATAACAACGATCTTTTAGATTTACTTGGTAGTTTGGATATGAATACAGGGGCATCACCTTTAGTACTACCCCAACAATCACAATTAACAACACAGATATTTAATCCTACGAGTACAACAAACTTTTTGGTGGATGGCCTACTTAATTCTTCAGCGCAAATTG aaactTCAAGTATGATTGTTTTGGATAAATCTGGACttaaaataacttttaaaatgGAAAGACCACCAGATATTACAgacttattaattataaatatgacAGCACATAATTCTACGAATAGTGCGTtaagtgaatttttatttcaagctGCAGTTCCTAGG aCATTCCAACTACAAATGCTGCCACCATCAAGTACAGTTATTCCTCCATCAGGTGAAGTAACTCAAGTAATAAGAGTTACAAATATCAATAAC GTACCATTAAGAATGAGACTACGAATTTCTTATACTGGATCAGCAGGGCCAATTTTAGAACAAACagaagtaaataattttcccTCATTGGTATCACAGTGA
- the LOC127062087 gene encoding AP-1 complex subunit gamma-1 isoform X8 — protein sequence MPAPTRLRDLIRQIRAARTAAEERTVVNKECAYIRSTFREEDSVWRCRNIAKLLYIHMLGYPAHFGQLECLKLIASPRFTDKRIGYLGAMLLLDERQDVHLLITNCLKTDLNSSTQFVIGLALCTLGAIASPEMARDLASEVERLMKSPNAYIRKKAALCAFRIIRRVPELMEMFLPATRSLITEKNHGVLITGVTLITEMCENSIDTLNHFKKECGHREIVPNLVRILKNLILAGYSPEHDVSGVSDPFLQVKILRLLRILGRNDVDASEAMNDILAQVATNTETSKNVGNTILYETVLSIMDIKSESGLRVLAVNILGRFLLNNDKNIRYVALNTLLKTVYVDTSAVQRHRSTILECLKDPDVSIRRRAMELSFALVNSSNIRNMMKELLLFLERADPEFKAQCSSNIVMSAERFAPNKRWHLETLFKVLVAAGNYVRDDVVACTIQLISETQSQQGYAVSALWRALEKDTSDKQPLAQVATWCIGEYGDLLLYGPPLEDADAPINLTEDEVIDVYQRLLWSPQNTIVTKQYTLLSLTKLSTRFQKGNEKIRQIIDTFGSNLHIELQQRGIEFSQLFRKYDHLRPALLERMPPMETARPQANGIIGMVNGEPEQEDEKSVVLETSVTPSDSSALLDLLGSTDVGMTMSTVTTKNAPPPATSVNNNDLLDLLGSLDMNTGASPLVLPQQSQLTTQIFNPTSTTNFLVDGLLNSSAQIETSSMIVLDKSGLKITFKMERPPDITDLLIINMTAHNSTNSALSEFLFQAAVPRTFQLQMLPPSSTVIPPSGEVTQVIRVTNINNVPLRMRLRISYTGSAGPILEQTEVNNFPSLVSQ from the exons ATGCCGGCACCAACAAGGTTGAGAGACTTGATCAGACAAATAAGAGCAGCTCGAACAGCAGCAGAAGAAAGGACAGTAGTAAACAAAGAATGTGCTTATATTCGTTCAACATTTAGAGAAGAGGATAGTGTTTGGAGATGTCGTAACATCGCAAAACTTTTATACATTCACATGCTTGG atatccAGCACATTTTGGACAATTAGAATGTTTGAAACTTATTGCATCACCCAGGTTCACAGATAAACGTATAGGCTATTTGGGAGCAATGTTACTACTAGATGAACGACAAGAtgttcatttattaataacaaattgtttaaaaac TGACTTAAATAGTTCTACACAGTTTGTAATTGGTTTGGCCCTTTGTACATTGGGTGCTATTGCATCGCCAGAAATGGCAAGGGACCTTGCTTCTGAAGTTGAAAGACTGATGAAATCACCGAATGCATATATTAGGAAAAAAGCTGCATTATGTGcttttagaattattagaCGTGTACCAGAATTAATGGAAATGTTTTTACCTGCTACACGAAGTttaattacagaaaaaaaCCATGGAGTGTTAATAACTGGCGTTACTCTTATTACTGAAATGTGTGAAAATAGCATTGATACATTAAACCATTTCAAGAAG gAATGCGGCCATCGAGAG ATTGTGCCAAATCTAGTGAGAAttctgaaaaatttaatattagcTGGATATTCTCCTGAGCATGATGTATCTGGAGTATCTGATCCATTTTTGCAAGTGAAAATATTACGTCTCCTTAGAATTTTGGGACGTAACGATGTGGATGCATCTGAGGCGATGAACGATATTCTTGCACAAGTTGCTACAAATACAGAAACCAGTAAAAATGTTGgcaatacaatattatatgaaaCTGTTCTCTCAATAATGGATATCAAATCCGAAAGTGGACTTAGAGTATTAGCAGTTAATATCCTAggtcgatttttattaaataatgacaaaaatattcgttatGTTGCATTAAATACATTATTGAAAACAGTTTATGTGGATACAAGTGCAGTTCAGAGGCATCGTTCAACAATATTG GAATGTTTAAAAGATCCAGATGTATCAATAAGAAGGAGAGCAATGGAACTGAGTTTTGCACTTGTTAATTCaagtaatattagaaatatgatGAAAGAATTATTGCTCTTTCTAGAACGTGCAGATCCCGAATTCAAAGCCCAATGTAGTAGCAATATAGTAATGTCTGCAGAAAGATTTGCACCTAATAAACGTTGGCATTTGGAAACATTATTTAAAGTCCTTGTTGCT GCTGGAAATTATGTACGAGATGATGTAGTAGCTTGCACAATTCAATTAATCTCAGAGACACAATCACAACAAGGTTATGCTGTTAGTGCATTATGGCGTGCATTAGAAAAGGATACATCTGATAAACAACCTTTGGCTCAAGTAGCAACATGGTGTATTGGAGAGTATGGTGATCTTTTACTTTATGGTCCACCATTGGAAGATGCAGATGCACCAATAAAC TTAACAGAAGATGAAGTTATTGATGTTTATCAAAGATTATTGTGGAGTCCACAAAACACAATTGTTACAAAACAGTATACTTTGTTATCCCTTACAAAATTAAGTACAAGATTTCAAAAAGGAAATGA aaaAATTCGGCAGATTATAGATACGTTTGGTAGTAATTTACATATTGAGTTACAACAACGAGGTATTGAATTTTCACAGTTGTTTAGAAAATATGATCATTTACGACCTGCTTTGCTCGAGAGAATGCCTCCAATGGAGACTGCAAGGCCACAAGCCAATGGTATTATTGGTATGGTGAATGGCGAGCCAGAacaagaagatgaaaaatcaGTAGTATTGGAAACGTCTGTTACCCCGTCTGATTCA aGTGCACTTTTGGATTTACTCGGAAGTACCGACGTTGGGATGACAATGTCAACAGTTACAACTAAAAATGCACCTCCTCCCGCAACAAGTGTAAATAACAACGATCTTTTAGATTTACTTGGTAGTTTGGATATGAATACAGGGGCATCACCTTTAGTACTACCCCAACAATCACAATTAACAACACAGATATTTAATCCTACGAGTACAACAAACTTTTTGGTGGATGGCCTACTTAATTCTTCAGCGCAAATTG aaactTCAAGTATGATTGTTTTGGATAAATCTGGACttaaaataacttttaaaatgGAAAGACCACCAGATATTACAgacttattaattataaatatgacAGCACATAATTCTACGAATAGTGCGTtaagtgaatttttatttcaagctGCAGTTCCTAGG aCATTCCAACTACAAATGCTGCCACCATCAAGTACAGTTATTCCTCCATCAGGTGAAGTAACTCAAGTAATAAGAGTTACAAATATCAATAAC GTACCATTAAGAATGAGACTACGAATTTCTTATACTGGATCAGCAGGGCCAATTTTAGAACAAACagaagtaaataattttcccTCATTGGTATCACAGTGA